In Pseudanabaenaceae cyanobacterium SKYG29, the DNA window TGTGAACTGGCTAGAAAACGCATTCTTTCAACTCCTGAGTTAATCCAGAAAACTCTGCCTTTAGAGGAGGAGATGTATGATAATTGAGCTGGTTAAGGAGTACTTCTGTGCTCACCCTAAGCAAGACATTGAGCATAGTCCTGTAGTGGATTCGGTAACTGAGCAATGGCTAAACCCCCGCGGCATCCCTAGCGCACTCAGCTCGGGAGGCTCGCCGACCGAATTCGTGGTCTACATCAAAAACGCTGGCTTATAGATGTCCAAGAACGTGATACTGAAATTCTAAAAACCTTTGAGAAGTATAACGTCGATGACCATATCGGATGGAAGCAAAGACCTCCATCTGATTAAATAGTAGAGAGGTAGTGCATCAACATTGGGCATGGAAGAAATTTTGGGCAAGCTAAGACGGAAAGAGGGCAACTGGGTGCAGTGGGGACAGTGGTGCCAAGAATTACAAAAAGGAGGCATGACTACTCAAGCTATCTTTGAGCAAACAGGCTTTGAACCTATCCACCAAAACCAACTGATTGTCGCTAGTCAGGTCTATCAAACAATTGTTAACTCTGTCTCCCCTGCTGTCCTGGAGTTTTTCACCCAGAAAGGCAGTGATATTTTGTACGAACTGAGAATTTTACCCCAGACCGATCGGGTGGCTGCTGCTGAATTAGTCGTGCAGATGGGATTAAACAGTGAAGAGACAAGGCAAATGGCAAAAGCTGTACGGGATTTTAATTTACTAAGTTCTCCCCCACCCGATTTCACTAACCACCCAGGGGATGCTGTTGCCTACCAAGTGTGGAAAACCATTAGCTCGGCAGGCTCGCTAACCTCGGCAGGCTCGCTAACCTCGACAGGCTCATCAATTTCACCTACTCAACGTGCCCAATTGATCAGCAAGGGGTTGCGGTTTGCTTATTCCGAAAGTGCCCGTAAACAAATTGAACAGCTCCTTGCCACTGCCATCGATCGTCCAACTATCCCTGTAGCTCGGTTGCCCATTTATCGTTTGGAGGCAGAAGAACAACTCCCTCGGCTGTTTCCCGTAGTAGGTAAGTTACCGCTTACAGTGGCAGATTGGTCTGCTGTACCCGTGGTTAATCTGCTCGAACCCTTTGGTATGGTGCAATATGAGGGTGCAGGGGTCAGACAAGCCTGGATTGCTCTCCCTGGTTGGCGGGTAGTCAAAGATATACAAGATGGGGTGATTGTCCTTGCCGATACTGATACTCTGTCGACCTACTCAGGGCAGGAGATTCCCAGCAGTTTTCCCGATCGCCCGGAAGAAATTCTGTTGCTCATCGATCGTGCCCAGCGCCAATGGGACAAAGAGGGTTTCTTTGTCGTAGCAGAGGGTGAGGAATTATATCTGAGGCACTTTCCCAGCGCACCTGAGGTGAAATTATGGGGCAGATTGATGCTAGTCTTACGACAACCCCGCGTATTGGAGGATGCAGAAGCCGATGACCCCTGGACTTGGGAGGAGTGAAATGGATAAACGGGTAGTAGCCACGGGCGTACGGGATTTGCTGCCTTTGGATGTGGTGCAGAAGCGCTGGATTGAACAGAACTTGCAGACCGCTTTTCAACAATGGGGCTACCAATGCGTGATTACCCCCACCCTGGAAACTGTGGAGGTCTTGAGTGCAGGGGGGATGGTTAAACCAGAGTCGGTGATCCAAATCCGATCGGGGGACTATAAAGCAGTGGGACTACGCCCAGAAATGACTGCTTCTATTGCCCGTGCCTACAGCTCCCGCCTAGAGGTGGAAACTTTACCCCAACGTCTGTACTATCTGGGCAGTGTGTTTCGCAATGTGCCAGGGCAGAAGGAGACCTATCAAGCGGGGGTGGAGTTACTGGGAGCAGAAGGTTTAGCTGCAGACGGGGAAATTCTCCTGTTGGTGCGGGACTGCCTCCAGCGCCTGGAATTGCAGGACTATGACATCATCTTAGGGGATGAAAGTTTTACCTACACTCTCTTGCAGTCTTTTTCCCATAAATTCCGTGCCCCCATTCGTAAATGTTTAGCAGAACTCGATCGGGTGGGCTTAGAGCAGTTGGACATCCCTAGTGAAACTAAAGCCCAAGCCCTAGAGTTAATGGAATTGCGGGGGAAACCCAACACCGTTTTTGCCAGATGCCGTGCCCTGCCTTGGGTAGCGAATCTGCGGGACAAGTTGGACTACCTCAAAAACCTAGTAGAATTGGTAGGAGACGATCGGTTAGTGTTGGATTTCAGCCTAATTCAAGACTTTGACTACTACACGGGCATTGTGTTTGAGGTAGTGAGCGGCAACCTAGTTATCAGTCAGGGGGGGCGCTACGACCAATTATTAGGTTTATATCATCCCCAAGGCAGGAGCTATCCCAGCGTTGGCTTTTCCTGGAACATTGAAGCCCTACACAAATCCCTGGGGACTGTTTTACCCCAGCGTACCCCCACTCCCGATTGGTTAGTAGTACCCCTCAGTGAAGCAGTGTTGCCCCAAGCCTTTGTCCATGCCGATCGCCTGCGGAAAGACACTTTGCCCCAGCGGGTAGAAATCTACATCGGTGACCCAGGGGAAGAAGCGGTGATGACCTATGCCCGCAGTAAGGAAATTCCCCATATTGTTTGGCTACAATTGGATGGGACAACGACAGAGACCAATCTCACGATCGCTGAACTAGAGGGATAGGGATGGAGGAATGGGTAGTTAGCACCATGGAGCGCCTGGGGTACGTGGGCATTGCTCTGCTCATGTTCTTGGAGAATCTATTTCCTCCCATTCCCTCGGAAGTGATTATGCCCCTGGCGGGGTTCACGGTGGCTAAGGGGGAGATGACCATGCCCCTGGCAATTACAGCGGGTGTGGTGGGGACATTGCTGGGAGCGGTACCCTGGTACGGGGCGGGGTGGCTGTTGGGGCAGGAAAGACTGAGTCAATTCCTCGATCGTTTACCCCGTTGGACTGGTCTGTCAGGGGAGGACATCACCAAAGCCAGTGCCTGGTTTGAGCAACATGGTCAGAAAGCGGTCTTGCTAGGGCGACTAGTACCAGGAGTGAGGACATTGATTTCGGTGCCGGCAGGGATTGCCCGTATGTCCCCTGTGACATTTTTTAGCTATTCCACGGTCGGGATTATAGGCTGGACAACTTTCCTTGCCTACAGTGGCTATCTTTTGGGAGCGAACTACAAACTAATTGAGCCTTACATTGATACCCTGTCCAAAATTGTGTTAGTAATTTTAGGTGCGGCATTTGGCGTATTTCTGTATAACCGATACAAACAGAGGCGGGACAATGACCAGTAATCTCCAAGCAATTGTACAAAATACGAAGCGGAGTGCTCAGAGTGTAGCCAGTTTGCCTACGGCGGGAAAGAATCATGCCCTAGAAGTAATTGCCCAGACCCTAGAACAACACATCCCCCGCATCCTAGAGGCTAACCGCCAAGATGTAGAGCAGGCATACAAAGACGAATTGCCCGCACCCCTCATTAACCGTCTCAAGTTGGACGAGAAGAAGGTCAAGGGGATGATCGAGGGCGTAAGGACTGTCGCCCAATTACCTGACCCTGTGGGGGTAAGACAAATTCACCGAGAATTGACCCCGGGTTTAATTTTGGAGCGGATTACTGTGCCCTTGGGGGTAGTAGGAGTAATTTTTGAAGCCCGACCCGATGCCGTTACCCAAATTGCCAGTCTGGCAATCAAATCAGGGAATGGAGCAATTTTGAAAGGAGGAAAGGAAGCCCTCAACTCCTGTACGGTTTTGGTGGAACTAATCCAGGCTGCCCTTAGGGAGACAGAGGTGAGTCCCCACACGATCGAATTAGTCACCACTAGGGGGGAAGTCCTAGAACTACTCAACCTAGATAATGACATTGATTTAATCATTCCCAGGGGGTCTAACGAATTTGTGCGCTTTATCCAATCCCACACCAAGATTCCCGTTTTGGGGCACGCCGAGGGACTCTGCCACTTATATATCGACGCTGAGGCTGACCTAGATATGGCAGTAGAGGTAACGATCGATAGCAAGACCCAATACCCTGCTGCCTGCAATGCCATTGAAACGCTGCTGGTGCATAGTGCGATTGCGCCAGACTTTCTCAGCCGTTGCCTACCTCAGTTAGAGGCAAAGCAAGTGGAGGTGCGGGGTTGCGACCGTACCCGTAGTTTGTTCCCTGGACTCAAACCTGCTACGGCAGAGGACTGGCGGACAGAATACTGTGCCCTCATCTTGGCGGTAAAGGTGGTGGACAGCCTCGAGGAAGCCATTACTCACATCAATACCTACGGCTCGCGGCATACAGAAGCGATTGTAACCACTAACTCCGACCACGCCCGCAAGTTTCAACAGGAAGTTGATGCTGCGGGGGTCTACCACAATTGCTCTACTCGGTTTGCCGATGGTTTCCGCTATGGTTTTGGGGCAGAAGTGGGCATTAGCACCCAGAAACTGCCGCCGCGGGGTCCTGTTGGTTTAGAGGGGCTAGTTACCTATCGCTATTACCTTACAGGCAAGGGGCACACTGTTGCTGCCACCCAGTCCTTTACCCACCGTGACCTACCCCTTGGGAGCCTTGCTGACCAATGAGACTATCACAAGCAAAACGATCGTTGTGGGAAATAGTACAGCAAATAAGCTTCTTTCAGGATTTACCCCCAAGTTGTCTAGAGGTGATTGTGGAGCAAGGATTCCCTATGACCTTACCTCCCTATGAATACGTTTTTTGGGAACAGGAATGGGGAGATTGTTTCTTTGTCATTTTGCAAGGGCAAGTAGAAATGATTTCCCTGGCAAAAGGGTGTCTAATTAGGGTCTTGCAACAAGGGGACTTTTTCGGAGAAATCGCCGTTTTGTTGAATACCCCCCGCTCTCTGTCGGTACGCACGATCGCTCCCACTCGTTTATTTGCCATTGAACAATCGGTTCTCAACCAGCTTTTTATGCAATCACCCCAACTGGCGGCTAAGGTTACCGAAGCTCTTTGTGCCCGCTGGAATGAACTAATTGATTTAGGAATATTTAGTGAGGCAGACCGTTATTTATCTCCTAAGGAAGCGATGCAGCTGATCTACCGCCGTATTCGTTTAGTATTCAACAACCTACCTCCTTTACAGCAACTTTCGAGTTAAAATACGGGGCTAGTCTGACAACGGAAAGGGCAAATGTGTGGGATTGTGGGGTACGTGGGTAATCAATCGGCCAGTGAGGTATTGCTAGCAGGTCTAAAGAAATTAGAATATCGGGGCTATGATTCGGCGGGCATTGCCCAAATTTTGCCAGGGCGACCCCAGCTCCACCGCCTGCGGGCAAAGGGGAAATTAGACAATCTAGCTGCCAAAATAGCAGAGGAGAAAGTAGAGGCAACAATTGGGATTGGTCACACCCGTTGGGCAACTCACGGCAAACCAGAGGAATACAACGCCCATCCCCATACTAACCGCGCCCAGACTCTAGCAGTAGTACAAAACGGTATTATTGAAAACTACCATAGTCTGCGGCAACAGCTCAGAGAACAGGGTTACGAATTTGTTAGCGACACCGATACAGAGGTCATACCCCATTTAATTGACAGCTTTTTACGAGATAATACTCTCCTGCGGGCAGTCTGCCAAGCGGTAAAAAGATTGCAAGGGGCATTTGCCCTGGCTATTCTCTGCGTCCACTACCCCGATCAAATCATTCTTGTTCGTCAACAAGCCCCCCTGGTAATTGGCTTAGGCAAAGGGGAAAACTTTTGTGCTTCTGATACCCCCGCTTTAGCGCCCTATACCCGATCGGTTTTACCTTTGGAAAACGGTGAAATTGTCCGCCTAACTGCCGAGAGAGTGGAATTATTCAACTTCAACGGTGACCCTATTAAACTGCGTTCACCCCAAACTCTCAGTTGGAATCCGGTCTTGATTGAAAAACAGGGTTTTCGGCACTTCATGCTAAAAGAAATTTACGAACAGCCGGGGGTGATCAGAGCAGGGATAGGGAAATTCTTAGGGGATGATGACAGGATTGAACTAGGCCTGCCTGAGGGGACATTAACCGATGTCAAACAAATTCAGATAGTAGCTTGTGGGACAAGTTGGCATGCGGGACTAGTGGGTAAGCATCTTTTGGAGCAAATTGCCCAAATTCCCACCACCGTCAACTACGCTTCTGAATACCGTTACGCCCCTCCCCCTTTTGTTCCCGGTACTTTGGTAATTGGTGTTACCCAGTCAGGGGAAACTGCCGATACCTTAGCTGCCCTGGAACTGGCTAAAAGCCGGGGTTACAGATGCCTAGGAATTACTAACCGTACTGACAGTTCCATCAGTCGGGTTGCCCACTACCTCCTAGACACGCAGGCAGGGATTGAAATCGGTGTAGCTGCCACCAAGACCTTCACTGCCCAATTGCTCACCTTCTACTGGCTAGCGCTGTCTTTCCAACCTGATAGCTCCCAAAAAAGAGAACTGCTCTTGGGCTTACGCCAGCTCCCTGCCCACATCGAACGCATCCTGGAAAGTCAAGAGCGCTACATCGAACAACTCGCCCACAAATTTTCCCACACCCAGGACTTTATTTTTATTGGCAGGGGTATCAATTACCCGATCGCTCTTGAAGGTGCCCTCAAACTCAAGGAAATCAGCTACATTCACGGGGAGGGTTACCCAGCGGGAGAGATGAAGCACGGTCCGATCGCCCTTTTGGATGATGCTGTACCAGTAGTTGCCATTGCTACCCCCGGCGTGGTGTATGAGAAAGTGTTATCCAATGCCCAGGAAGCGAAAGCTAGAGATGCGCAGTTGATTGGTGTTGCTCCCCTCAACGACCCCGCAGCTAGAGAAATTTTCGATCATATTCTGCCTATCCCGATCGTGGATGAACTGCTTTCTCCCCTGCTGACAGTGATTCCCTTACAATTACT includes these proteins:
- a CDS encoding glutamate-5-semialdehyde dehydrogenase; amino-acid sequence: MTSNLQAIVQNTKRSAQSVASLPTAGKNHALEVIAQTLEQHIPRILEANRQDVEQAYKDELPAPLINRLKLDEKKVKGMIEGVRTVAQLPDPVGVRQIHRELTPGLILERITVPLGVVGVIFEARPDAVTQIASLAIKSGNGAILKGGKEALNSCTVLVELIQAALRETEVSPHTIELVTTRGEVLELLNLDNDIDLIIPRGSNEFVRFIQSHTKIPVLGHAEGLCHLYIDAEADLDMAVEVTIDSKTQYPAACNAIETLLVHSAIAPDFLSRCLPQLEAKQVEVRGCDRTRSLFPGLKPATAEDWRTEYCALILAVKVVDSLEEAITHINTYGSRHTEAIVTTNSDHARKFQQEVDAAGVYHNCSTRFADGFRYGFGAEVGISTQKLPPRGPVGLEGLVTYRYYLTGKGHTVAATQSFTHRDLPLGSLADQ
- a CDS encoding DedA family protein, translating into MEEWVVSTMERLGYVGIALLMFLENLFPPIPSEVIMPLAGFTVAKGEMTMPLAITAGVVGTLLGAVPWYGAGWLLGQERLSQFLDRLPRWTGLSGEDITKASAWFEQHGQKAVLLGRLVPGVRTLISVPAGIARMSPVTFFSYSTVGIIGWTTFLAYSGYLLGANYKLIEPYIDTLSKIVLVILGAAFGVFLYNRYKQRRDNDQ
- the glmS gene encoding glutamine--fructose-6-phosphate transaminase (isomerizing), which produces MCGIVGYVGNQSASEVLLAGLKKLEYRGYDSAGIAQILPGRPQLHRLRAKGKLDNLAAKIAEEKVEATIGIGHTRWATHGKPEEYNAHPHTNRAQTLAVVQNGIIENYHSLRQQLREQGYEFVSDTDTEVIPHLIDSFLRDNTLLRAVCQAVKRLQGAFALAILCVHYPDQIILVRQQAPLVIGLGKGENFCASDTPALAPYTRSVLPLENGEIVRLTAERVELFNFNGDPIKLRSPQTLSWNPVLIEKQGFRHFMLKEIYEQPGVIRAGIGKFLGDDDRIELGLPEGTLTDVKQIQIVACGTSWHAGLVGKHLLEQIAQIPTTVNYASEYRYAPPPFVPGTLVIGVTQSGETADTLAALELAKSRGYRCLGITNRTDSSISRVAHYLLDTQAGIEIGVAATKTFTAQLLTFYWLALSFQPDSSQKRELLLGLRQLPAHIERILESQERYIEQLAHKFSHTQDFIFIGRGINYPIALEGALKLKEISYIHGEGYPAGEMKHGPIALLDDAVPVVAIATPGVVYEKVLSNAQEAKARDAQLIGVAPLNDPAAREIFDHILPIPIVDELLSPLLTVIPLQLLAYHIAAHRGLDVDQPRNLAKSVTVE
- a CDS encoding cyclic nucleotide-binding domain-containing protein translates to MRLSQAKRSLWEIVQQISFFQDLPPSCLEVIVEQGFPMTLPPYEYVFWEQEWGDCFFVILQGQVEMISLAKGCLIRVLQQGDFFGEIAVLLNTPRSLSVRTIAPTRLFAIEQSVLNQLFMQSPQLAAKVTEALCARWNELIDLGIFSEADRYLSPKEAMQLIYRRIRLVFNNLPPLQQLSS
- a CDS encoding ATP phosphoribosyltransferase regulatory subunit produces the protein MDKRVVATGVRDLLPLDVVQKRWIEQNLQTAFQQWGYQCVITPTLETVEVLSAGGMVKPESVIQIRSGDYKAVGLRPEMTASIARAYSSRLEVETLPQRLYYLGSVFRNVPGQKETYQAGVELLGAEGLAADGEILLLVRDCLQRLELQDYDIILGDESFTYTLLQSFSHKFRAPIRKCLAELDRVGLEQLDIPSETKAQALELMELRGKPNTVFARCRALPWVANLRDKLDYLKNLVELVGDDRLVLDFSLIQDFDYYTGIVFEVVSGNLVISQGGRYDQLLGLYHPQGRSYPSVGFSWNIEALHKSLGTVLPQRTPTPDWLVVPLSEAVLPQAFVHADRLRKDTLPQRVEIYIGDPGEEAVMTYARSKEIPHIVWLQLDGTTTETNLTIAELEG